From the genome of Primulina eburnea isolate SZY01 chromosome 12, ASM2296580v1, whole genome shotgun sequence, one region includes:
- the LOC140808019 gene encoding uncharacterized protein isoform X1 encodes MKKKHVFLFGENLSIYFAGRTNLKSLQIASSKVTDSGISFLRALKKLALLNMEGCPVTARCLESLTTLGALLFLNLSRCNLIDEGCDKFSELRSLKVLNLGFNDNSGAILIHLKGKFILICDKMVLNFSPPTISASS; translated from the exons ATGAAGAAGAAACATGTGTTCTTGTTTGGAGAAAATTTATCTATCTATTTTGCAGGGCGTACAAACTTGAAGTCATTGCAAATTGCATCGAGTAAGGTTACAGATAGCGGTATCTCATTTCTAAGAG CATTGAAGAAGCTTGCTCTTTTAAATATGGAGGGTTGTCCTGTCACGGCTCGGTGTCTGGAGTCACTTACAA CTCTCGGTGCCTTATTGTTTTTGAATCTCAGCAGATGTAATTTGATTGACGAAGGTTGTGATAAATTTTCAG AGCTGAGATCTTTGAAAGTTTTGAATTTGGGATTCAATGATAATTCTGGTGCTATTTTGATACACCTAAAAGGTAAATTTATTCTCATATGTGATAAAATGGTGTTGAATTTTTCTCCCCCAACAATATCAGCTTCTAGTTGA
- the LOC140808019 gene encoding uncharacterized protein isoform X2, translating into MPGRTNLKSLQIASSKVTDSGISFLRALKKLALLNMEGCPVTARCLESLTTLGALLFLNLSRCNLIDEGCDKFSELRSLKVLNLGFNDNSGAILIHLKGKFILICDKMVLNFSPPTISASS; encoded by the exons atgcccg GGCGTACAAACTTGAAGTCATTGCAAATTGCATCGAGTAAGGTTACAGATAGCGGTATCTCATTTCTAAGAG CATTGAAGAAGCTTGCTCTTTTAAATATGGAGGGTTGTCCTGTCACGGCTCGGTGTCTGGAGTCACTTACAA CTCTCGGTGCCTTATTGTTTTTGAATCTCAGCAGATGTAATTTGATTGACGAAGGTTGTGATAAATTTTCAG AGCTGAGATCTTTGAAAGTTTTGAATTTGGGATTCAATGATAATTCTGGTGCTATTTTGATACACCTAAAAGGTAAATTTATTCTCATATGTGATAAAATGGTGTTGAATTTTTCTCCCCCAACAATATCAGCTTCTAGTTGA